From Cyclopterus lumpus isolate fCycLum1 chromosome 2, fCycLum1.pri, whole genome shotgun sequence, a single genomic window includes:
- the ahr1b gene encoding aryl hydrocarbon receptor 1b isoform X1, with translation MYTARKRRKPAQKGVKPTPAESTKSNPSKRHRDRLNSELDRLASMLPFPEDVISSLDKLSILRLSVSFLRTKSFFSVTLKNRLPGGAKKSGGDASGAPEDGVVPEGELLLQALNGFVLVVTAEGTVFFCSHTIQDYLGFHQTDVMHQSVLELIHTEDQQEFRSNLHWALNPPAGLAPPTDPSPDGEPSCLVSYNPDQLPPENSSFLERGFVCRFRCLLDNSSGFLALNIQGRLKFLHGQNRQRCDGEGSAPPQLALFAIATPLQSPAILEIRTRNMIFRTKHKLDFTPMSCDAKGKIVLGYTEAELRVRGSGYQFIHAADMLYCAENHVRMMKTGESGLTVFRLLTKDNRWKWVQANARLVYKNSRPDYIIATQRPLVDEEGGEHLRKRSMHLPFTFATGEATLYQTGYPLHGFPDSFQGKAGKSKKGKLDKTSSDDLDPKSLLGALMSQDESVYVCQPDVAPKTAFHSSLFSEQQSDGGAFGGLLSGKGWLVAPNGETGTCNSKAPGNDPLLATLDSLSLDAEEPCSNSELFSALENLGLNAEDLELLLLDERMIQVELGHVPTLGDLLTNNEILSYIHDSLGSGTEGEGQGDGGGSGPPPQSFSQKPPALLTPAVPPALPITQLSQQMLQHTGAGLRAHPGQIQTSSQPGTVDSKTSSGVPNTHWLVTNNNSHHHPHTGLRASQLNGEQQHLLLESGPPWQLQQDQDQHSLHLRSHQQALPPGFQNQLTTNGHAGYNTAPDLWHYQSSDPLQGDHKHQQPPPAHSSALELEQLLGLTPPQLSLPSLEAYGTLDSTHSKLEAGRLLSATNAAYIRTCLMPNGNGDLPDGLAALQDPHKSGFLL, from the exons atgtaTACTGCacggaaaagaagaaaacctgCGCAGAAGGG AGTCAAGCCGACCCCAGCTGAAAGCACCAAGTCCAATCCGTCCAAACGCCACCGCGACCGCCTGAACTCGGAGCTGGACCGGCTCGCCAGCATGCTGCCCTTCCCCGAGGACGTCATCTCCAGCCTGGACAAACTGTCCATCCTCAGGCTCAGCGTCAGCTTCCTGCGCACCAAGAGCTTCTTCTCCG TGACGCTGAAGAACCGGCTGCCCGGCGGCGCGAAGAAGAGCGGCGGCGACGCCAGCGGAGCGCCCGAGGACGGCGTCGTACCGGAgggggagctgctgctgcag GCCCTGAATGGCTTCGTCCTAGTGGTGACCGCTGAAGGAACCGTCTTCTTCTGCTCTCACACCATCCAGGATTACCTCGGCTTCCATCAG ACTGACGTGATGCACCAGAGCGTGTTGGAGCTCATCCACACTGAAGACCAGCAGGAGTTCAGGAGCAACCTGCACTGGGCCCTCAACCCCCCAGCCGGCCTCGCCCCCCCCACAGATCCCTCACCCG ATGGCGAGCCTTCCTGCCTGGTGAGCTACAACCCCGACCAGCTTCCCCCGGAGAACTCGTCCTTCCTGGAGAGAGGCTTCGTCTGCCGCTTCCGCTGTTTGTTGGACAACTCCTCCGGCTTCCTG gcGCTGAACATCCAGGGCCGTCTCAAGTTCCTCCACGGTCAGAACCGCCAGCGGTGCGACGGTGAGGGCAGCGCCCCGCCTCAGCTCGCCCTGTTCGCCATCGCCACTCCCCTCCAGTCTCCGGCCATCCTGGAAATCAGGACCAGGAACATGATCTTCAGGACCAAACACAAGCTGGACTTCACACCCATGTCCTGCGATGCAAA GGGTAAAATAGTCCTGGGCTACACGGAGGCGGAGCTGAGAGTCCGAGGCTCGGGTTACCAGTTCATCCACGCCGCCGACATGCTGTACTGCGCCGAGAACCACGTCCGCA TGATGAAGACGGGCGAGAGCGGCCTCACCGTCTTCAGGCTGCTCACCAAGGACAACCGGTGGAAGTGGGTCCAGGCCAACGCCAGGCTCGTCTACAAGAACAGCAGGCCCGACTACATCATCGCCACCCAGAGGCCGCTGGT AGATGAGGAAGGAGGGGAACACCTGAGGAAGCGATCGATGCACCTCCCCTTCACCTTCGCCACCGGAGAGGCGACCCTCTACCAGACCGGTTATCCGCTGCACGGCTTCCCGGATTCCTTCCAGGGAAAAGCCGGCAAGTCCAAGAAGGGGAAATTGGACAAGACCAGTTCAGATGATCTGGACCCAAAGTCCCTGCTGGGGGCGCTGATGAGCCAGGACGAGTCCGTGTACGTCTGCCAGCCGGACGTGGCGCCCAAGACGGCGTTTCACAGCAGCCTCTTCAGCGAGCAGCAGAGCGACGGCGGCGCTTTCGGTGGCTTGTTAAGCGGCAAAGGCTGGCTCGTGGCGCCCAACGGGGAGACGGGGACATGCAACAGCAAAGCACCCGGCAACGACCCCCTGCTGGCCACTCTGGACTCTCTGTCCCTGGACGCAGAGGAACCGTGCTCCAACAGCGAGCTCTTCAGCGCCCTGGAGAACCTGGGCCTGAACGCCGAAGACCTGGAGCTCCTGCTGCTGGACGAGAGGATGATCCAGGTGGAGCTGGGCCACGTGCCCACGCTCGGCGACCTTCTCACCAACAACGAAATCCTGTCCTACATCCACGACTCTCTGGGGAGTGGGACGGAGGGGGAGGGTCAAGGAGACGGAGGTGGATCAGGACCTCCGCCTCAAAGCTTCTCCCAGAAGCCACCAGCTCTCCTCACGCCCGCCGTCCCTCCGGCTCTTCCCATTACGCAGCTGTCGCAGCAGATGCTGCAGCACACCGGTGCTGGACTGAGAGCTCACCCGGGGCAGATTCAGACCTCCTCCCAGCCCGGGACCGTGGACTCTAAGACTTCAAGTGGGGTCCCTAACACTCACTGGCTGgtaaccaacaacaacagccaccaccacccacacacGGGGCTCAGAGCCTCGCAGCTGAACGGTGAACAGCAACACCTTCTGCTGGAGTCCGGTCCACCGTGGCAGCTTcagcaggaccaggaccagcacTCGCTGCACCTCCGGTCCCACCAGCAGGCTCTGCCACCCGGCTTCCAGAATCAGCTCACGACAAACGGCCACGCGGGTTACAACACCGCGCCAGACCTCTGGCACTACCAGAGCTCCGACCCGCTGCAGGGGGACCACAAGCACCAGCAGCCACCGCCGGCCCACAGCTCGGCACTGGAGCTGGAGCAGCTACTGGGTCTGACCCCGCCTCAGCTCAGCCTGCCCTCCTTGGAGGCCTACGGCACACTGGACTCCACTCACAGCAAG CTGGAGGCCGGCCGCCTCCTCAGCGCCACCAACGCAGCCTACATCCGCACGTGTCTGATGCCCAACGGGAACGGAGACCTCCCAGACGGACTGGCCGCCCTGCAGGACCCCCACAAGTCTGGATTCTTACTctga
- the ahr1b gene encoding aryl hydrocarbon receptor 1b isoform X2 produces MLPFPEDVISSLDKLSILRLSVSFLRTKSFFSVTLKNRLPGGAKKSGGDASGAPEDGVVPEGELLLQALNGFVLVVTAEGTVFFCSHTIQDYLGFHQTDVMHQSVLELIHTEDQQEFRSNLHWALNPPAGLAPPTDPSPDGEPSCLVSYNPDQLPPENSSFLERGFVCRFRCLLDNSSGFLALNIQGRLKFLHGQNRQRCDGEGSAPPQLALFAIATPLQSPAILEIRTRNMIFRTKHKLDFTPMSCDAKGKIVLGYTEAELRVRGSGYQFIHAADMLYCAENHVRMMKTGESGLTVFRLLTKDNRWKWVQANARLVYKNSRPDYIIATQRPLVDEEGGEHLRKRSMHLPFTFATGEATLYQTGYPLHGFPDSFQGKAGKSKKGKLDKTSSDDLDPKSLLGALMSQDESVYVCQPDVAPKTAFHSSLFSEQQSDGGAFGGLLSGKGWLVAPNGETGTCNSKAPGNDPLLATLDSLSLDAEEPCSNSELFSALENLGLNAEDLELLLLDERMIQVELGHVPTLGDLLTNNEILSYIHDSLGSGTEGEGQGDGGGSGPPPQSFSQKPPALLTPAVPPALPITQLSQQMLQHTGAGLRAHPGQIQTSSQPGTVDSKTSSGVPNTHWLVTNNNSHHHPHTGLRASQLNGEQQHLLLESGPPWQLQQDQDQHSLHLRSHQQALPPGFQNQLTTNGHAGYNTAPDLWHYQSSDPLQGDHKHQQPPPAHSSALELEQLLGLTPPQLSLPSLEAYGTLDSTHSKLEAGRLLSATNAAYIRTCLMPNGNGDLPDGLAALQDPHKSGFLL; encoded by the exons ATGCTGCCCTTCCCCGAGGACGTCATCTCCAGCCTGGACAAACTGTCCATCCTCAGGCTCAGCGTCAGCTTCCTGCGCACCAAGAGCTTCTTCTCCG TGACGCTGAAGAACCGGCTGCCCGGCGGCGCGAAGAAGAGCGGCGGCGACGCCAGCGGAGCGCCCGAGGACGGCGTCGTACCGGAgggggagctgctgctgcag GCCCTGAATGGCTTCGTCCTAGTGGTGACCGCTGAAGGAACCGTCTTCTTCTGCTCTCACACCATCCAGGATTACCTCGGCTTCCATCAG ACTGACGTGATGCACCAGAGCGTGTTGGAGCTCATCCACACTGAAGACCAGCAGGAGTTCAGGAGCAACCTGCACTGGGCCCTCAACCCCCCAGCCGGCCTCGCCCCCCCCACAGATCCCTCACCCG ATGGCGAGCCTTCCTGCCTGGTGAGCTACAACCCCGACCAGCTTCCCCCGGAGAACTCGTCCTTCCTGGAGAGAGGCTTCGTCTGCCGCTTCCGCTGTTTGTTGGACAACTCCTCCGGCTTCCTG gcGCTGAACATCCAGGGCCGTCTCAAGTTCCTCCACGGTCAGAACCGCCAGCGGTGCGACGGTGAGGGCAGCGCCCCGCCTCAGCTCGCCCTGTTCGCCATCGCCACTCCCCTCCAGTCTCCGGCCATCCTGGAAATCAGGACCAGGAACATGATCTTCAGGACCAAACACAAGCTGGACTTCACACCCATGTCCTGCGATGCAAA GGGTAAAATAGTCCTGGGCTACACGGAGGCGGAGCTGAGAGTCCGAGGCTCGGGTTACCAGTTCATCCACGCCGCCGACATGCTGTACTGCGCCGAGAACCACGTCCGCA TGATGAAGACGGGCGAGAGCGGCCTCACCGTCTTCAGGCTGCTCACCAAGGACAACCGGTGGAAGTGGGTCCAGGCCAACGCCAGGCTCGTCTACAAGAACAGCAGGCCCGACTACATCATCGCCACCCAGAGGCCGCTGGT AGATGAGGAAGGAGGGGAACACCTGAGGAAGCGATCGATGCACCTCCCCTTCACCTTCGCCACCGGAGAGGCGACCCTCTACCAGACCGGTTATCCGCTGCACGGCTTCCCGGATTCCTTCCAGGGAAAAGCCGGCAAGTCCAAGAAGGGGAAATTGGACAAGACCAGTTCAGATGATCTGGACCCAAAGTCCCTGCTGGGGGCGCTGATGAGCCAGGACGAGTCCGTGTACGTCTGCCAGCCGGACGTGGCGCCCAAGACGGCGTTTCACAGCAGCCTCTTCAGCGAGCAGCAGAGCGACGGCGGCGCTTTCGGTGGCTTGTTAAGCGGCAAAGGCTGGCTCGTGGCGCCCAACGGGGAGACGGGGACATGCAACAGCAAAGCACCCGGCAACGACCCCCTGCTGGCCACTCTGGACTCTCTGTCCCTGGACGCAGAGGAACCGTGCTCCAACAGCGAGCTCTTCAGCGCCCTGGAGAACCTGGGCCTGAACGCCGAAGACCTGGAGCTCCTGCTGCTGGACGAGAGGATGATCCAGGTGGAGCTGGGCCACGTGCCCACGCTCGGCGACCTTCTCACCAACAACGAAATCCTGTCCTACATCCACGACTCTCTGGGGAGTGGGACGGAGGGGGAGGGTCAAGGAGACGGAGGTGGATCAGGACCTCCGCCTCAAAGCTTCTCCCAGAAGCCACCAGCTCTCCTCACGCCCGCCGTCCCTCCGGCTCTTCCCATTACGCAGCTGTCGCAGCAGATGCTGCAGCACACCGGTGCTGGACTGAGAGCTCACCCGGGGCAGATTCAGACCTCCTCCCAGCCCGGGACCGTGGACTCTAAGACTTCAAGTGGGGTCCCTAACACTCACTGGCTGgtaaccaacaacaacagccaccaccacccacacacGGGGCTCAGAGCCTCGCAGCTGAACGGTGAACAGCAACACCTTCTGCTGGAGTCCGGTCCACCGTGGCAGCTTcagcaggaccaggaccagcacTCGCTGCACCTCCGGTCCCACCAGCAGGCTCTGCCACCCGGCTTCCAGAATCAGCTCACGACAAACGGCCACGCGGGTTACAACACCGCGCCAGACCTCTGGCACTACCAGAGCTCCGACCCGCTGCAGGGGGACCACAAGCACCAGCAGCCACCGCCGGCCCACAGCTCGGCACTGGAGCTGGAGCAGCTACTGGGTCTGACCCCGCCTCAGCTCAGCCTGCCCTCCTTGGAGGCCTACGGCACACTGGACTCCACTCACAGCAAG CTGGAGGCCGGCCGCCTCCTCAGCGCCACCAACGCAGCCTACATCCGCACGTGTCTGATGCCCAACGGGAACGGAGACCTCCCAGACGGACTGGCCGCCCTGCAGGACCCCCACAAGTCTGGATTCTTACTctga